Genomic DNA from Amycolatopsis alba DSM 44262:
GCGCGGTCGCGAAGACCCGCGAGCAGCACACGGCGATCTACGAGGCCATCGCCGCCCGCGAGCCCGAACTCGCGCGTTCGTGGGCCACCGTGCACGTCGCGGGCGTGGAGCAATGGCTCCGCAACGCCCTCGGCACCGCCGATGATCCCACCGCGGCCACCGAACCTTCCTGACACAACAACCTCCATGGATGCTCCGTGAAGGCCTCCTTCCCTACCCTCAAGGTAGTGAAGGAGGCCTTCACGGACTTTCGGGCTAAGTCTGGGCTTTCCCGCCGGCGTAGCGGGAAATGATCAGCGCGACCAGGATGATCACGCCGTAGATCGCTTTCAGCCACTCAGGCGGCACCTGAGCGACCTGCAGCAGGTTGGTGACCGTCTGCAGGAGCAGCACGCCGGTGAGCGCCCCGACCAGCGTGCCCTTCCCACCGTCCAGGGAGACACCGCCGATCACCGCAGCCGCGAACACCTGGAGGATGAGCCCGTCGCCCTGATCGGCGCCGAGCGCACCGACGTAACCGGTGTACGCGAGCCCGCCGATCGCGGCCAGCACACCGGCCACGACGAACACACCCCACGAGATCCGGTCGACGCGGATACCGGCGGCCCGTGCGGCTTCCCGGTTCCCGCCGATGGCGTAGAGCGACCGGCCGATCCGGTGATACCGCAGCCCCAGCCCGAACACGGTGAACAGCGCCGCGGCCAGCCACACCGACATCGGCAGCCCGATGAACGTCGTCGTCGCCAGCGCGGTGAACACGTCCAGCTGGTCGAAGAGCGTCTTCCCCTGGGTGGACCCGATCTGCGTGCCGCGCAGCACCGTCAGCATCGCCAGCGTGACGATGAAGGCGTTCAGCTTCAGCTTGACGATCAGGAACCCGTTCACGAAACCGACCGCGGCACCGGCCACCAGCACGGCGAGGATGCCGGCGAAACCGGGGAATTCGGTGCCGAAGCCCGAAGACGCCACCGGGATGACCAGCATCGCGCCGAGCGCGGGCGCCATGCCCATGGTCGATTCCAGCGACAGGTCGAACTTCCCGGTCAGCAGCACGAGCGATTCGCCGAGCACCACCATCGACAGCGCCGCCGAGGCGGACAGGATCCCGACGATGCTGCCGAAGGTCAGGAACGTGTCACTGATCAGTCCTCCGATGATCAGCACCACGACGAGCGCCGGAATCAGGGCGAGTTCGCGCAGCCAGCGGAACTTCCGGCGGCGCGGCGGGGCAGGCAGCGACGAAGTCTTCGGATCGGTCATGAGTTCAGTCACCGCTCGACTCCTTCGATGTCGGCCACCAGGTCGCCGTCGGACCAGCCCGCCCGGTGTTCGGCGACCACGGCACCCGCGCGGAGCACGAGCACCCGGTCGCTCAGGCGGAGATCGTCCAGTTCGTCGCTGACGATCAGCACCGCCTTGCCCTCGGCCCGCACCCGGTCGACGACCGCGAGCAGCGCCTCCTTCGATTTCACGTCCACCCCCGCGGTCGGGTTGATCAGCACGACCAGGCGCGGATCACCGGCCAGCGCACGGGCAAGGACGACCTTCTGCTGGTTGCCACCGGAAAGGTCGGACACCGGCTGGTCGGCGTCGGCCGCGACGATGTCGTAGTCCCGCAAAGCTTTTGACGCTTTCGCGTACCGCGCGCCCGGCGACGCGACACCGCCCTTGCCCATGCGATCCAAAATGGACAGTGTGGCGTTGTCCGCGATGGAGTGTTCGAGTACCAGCCCTTCGTGGTGCCGGTCTCTGGGCACACAGCCGATCCCGGCGCGGATCGCGGCCGGGATGTCGCCCGGTTTCAACGGTTTCCCGTCCACCCGGATCGTGCCCGCGCTCGGTGACAGCAGGCCGTACACGGTTTCGGCGACCTGGTGCTTGCCGCTGGCGTTGCTGCCCGCGAGCCCGATCACCTCGCCGCGGTGGATCCGGAACGTCACGTCTTCGAAGCCGTCACCGGAAAGCCCGTCGACGGTCAGCACCTCGTCGGCGTCCTCGGCCAGCGCCTCACGCGTCGAGGCGTCGCGGACGGAAAGCCCGCCCTGCTCGCCGGTCATCGCGTCGATCAGCTCGGCGCGGCCGACCTCCGAGACCGGCGCGGTCAGGATGTGCTTGGCGTCGCGCAGCACGGTGACCGCCTGGCACACCTCGTACACCTCGTGGAGGTGATGCGAGATGAACAGGAACGTCACCCCGTTCGCCTGCATCTGGCGCATCCGCGCGAAGAGCCGCTCGATCGCCTGGCTGTCCAGTTGCGCCGTCGGCTCGTCGAGCACGATGAACCGGGCACCGTAGGAAAGCGCTCTGGCGATCTCGACGAACTGCCGGTCTTCGACCGAAAGCTCGCCAGCCGGGGTGTCGACGTCGACACCCACGTCCCAGGAGTCGAGCAGCTCCCGTGCCTGGCGGCGTAATCGCTGCCAGCCGATCGCGAAGCCCTTACCCGACTGGCGGTTGAGGAACAGGTTCTCCGCGACGGTCAGCTGCGGGACGACCATCGCGTGCTGGTAGACACAGGCGACGGCACGCTTCCAGTCGTCCTGTTTGGACAAGGGCGGTGCGGGAACGCCACCGAACTCGACCCGTCCGGTGTCCGTTTTGGACAGTCCGGTGAGGATCGAGACCAGCGTCGACTTCCCGGCACCGTTGCGGCCGACGAGCGCGTGCGACTCGCCGGGGTTGACGGTGATGCTGACGTCGGACAACGCCACGGTCGGGCCGTAGCGTTTGCCGACGCCCTGTGCGCTGACCACCGGCACGGCGGCGGACCCGGCGGGCAGCGCGCTCACAGGTTGTTCCCCCAGAGAGCCTTGTCGTCGACGTTGTCCTTGGTGACGACCGGCGCGGGGAGCTGGTCTTCCAGGATGCCGGGCCGGACCTCGACGATCGTGCTGCCGTGGTCGGTCGGCCCTGCCTTGAAGGTCTCCCCCTCCATCGCCTTCTTGACCCAGTACATGCCGTACTTGGCGTAGTCGTCGGCGGGCTGGGACACGGTCGCGTCGAGTTCGCCCGCGCGGATCGCGGCCAGCTCCTGCGGGATGCCGTCGTTGCTGACCAGCACGACATGCTTCGGGTCGCCGACCGGGAAGTAGAGGTTCTTGCGTTTGAGCGCCTGCTGCGTCGGCGCCAGGTAGACACCGCCCGCCTGCATGTACACGGCCTTGATGTCCGGGTTGGCGGTCAGCAGACTGTCCAAACCGGACGACGCCTTGTCCGCCTTCCACTCGGCAGCGACCTCCAGCACCTGGACGCCGGGGAACTTCGCCTTCATGCATTCCCGGAACGCCTCGGAGCGGTCGCGGCCGTTGACCGAGGCGAGATCGCCCATGACCTGCACGACCTTGCCCGACGTGACCTTCGCGCCGATCGCTTCACAGGCCTTGGTGCCGTACGCCTTGTTGTCCGCGCGCACCACCATCGCGACCTTGCCGCTCTCGGGCGCGACATCGACCGCCACCACCGGGACGCCTTTGTTCTCCGCTGCCTTGAGGCCCGCCACGACGGCGGCGGAGTCGATGGGGGTCACGACAAGGCCCTTGACGCCCTGATTGAGCAAGGTGTTGACGTCGGTGATCTGCTTCGCCGAATCGCTGTCCGCGTTGACCGTCGGCAGCGCGTCGACGCCCTGTTCCTTCGCCTTCAGCGGTACGTAGTTGTTGTAGGCCTGCCAGAACGGTGAGGTCAGCAGCGGGATCGTCGCGCCGACCTTCCCGCCCTGCGCTCCACCGGCACCCGGTTTCGGAGCGTTGTCCTTCGTGGACCCACAGGCCGACAGCGCCAGCCCGAGCGCGGTGGCCGCGGCGGCCACCCTGATCACCCTCGTACGCACCGCATCCTCCTTGATGACAGCGGGAACCTAGTGCTGGACCGGGCCGCGCGGACGCAGCCCGTACATACCTCCGTCGACGGCGAGTGCCGTGCCGGTGGTCGAAGCCGACAGCGGACTGGCGAGGTACACGACCGCGTTCGCGACCTCGTCCGCGGTCACCAGCCTGCCCATCGGCTGACGGGCGGCCAAAGCGGCCCGTTCGGCCTCCGGGTCGCCGGCGGAGTCGAGCAGCCTGCCGACCCACGGGGTGTCCGCGGTACCGGGGCAGACGCAGTTGACCCGGATCCGGTCGGCGAGGTGGTCGGTCGCCATCGCCAGGGTCAGCGAGAGCACCGCGCCCTTGCTGGCCGAGTACAGCGCGCGGTTGGGCAGGCCTGCCCACGCGGCGATCGAACAGGTGTTGACGATCGCGGCCGACGGCGAGTTCTTCAGATGCGGCAACGCGGCCCGCGCGAGCCGCACCATGCCGACGACGTTGATGTCGAGGACCCGGTGCCACTCGTCGTCACTGTTGGAGGTGACGTCGCCCTGCGCGCCGATTCCCGCGTTGTTGACCAGGACGTCGAGCCTGCCGAAACGCTCCGCGACCGCGTCGATCGCCGCGCGGACCTCGTCGTCGGAGCCGACGTCGCACCGGAATCCGGTGAGACCTTCGGGAAGGTCGTCCGGCTTCAGGTCGAGGACCGCGACCTTCGCCCCGCGTGCGGCGAGCAGGTCGGCGGTGGCCCTGCCGATACCGGAGGCACCGCCGGTGACGGCGGCGACAAGGCCTTCGAACTCACTCACTGTCGATCTCCGTCCATTCTGGACCGTCGGGGAAGGTGAACCGGCGCAGGGTGGCGTCGTGCATCCGTGCCGAGAAGCCCGGCGCGGAGGGCGCCAGGTAGCGGCCGCGGGTCACGACGGCCGGATCGGTGAAATGCTCGTGGAGGTGGTCGACCCACTCGATGGACCGGTCGACGTCGGAACCGGACACCGCCGCGAAGTCGAACATCGACAGGTGCCGCACGAGCTCGCACAGCCCGACCCCGCCGGCGTGCGGGCACACCGGGACGTCGAATTTGGCCGCCAGCAACAGGATCGCGAGGTTCTCGTTGAACCCGCCGACCCTGGCGGCGTCCAGCTGCAGCACCGAGATCGCACCGGCCTGCAGCAGCTGCTTGAACACCACGCGGTTCTGGACGTGCTCACCGGTGGCCACGCGGATCGGGGACAGGGCCTTGGCGATCGCGGCGTGCCCGAGCACGTCGTCCGGCGAGGTCGGTTCCTCGATCCAGTACGGGTCGTACGGCGCCAGCTCGGTCATCCAGGCGATCGCCGACGAGACGTCCCAGCGCTGGTTCGCGTCGACGGCGACCCGGATGTCCGCGCCGACGGTCTCGCGGGCGAGCTTCATCCGGCGGACGTCGTCTTCGAGATCGCCGCCGACCTTCAGCTTGATCATCTCGAAGCCGTCCGCGACGGCCTGCTCGGCGAGCCGGGCGAGTTTCTCGTCCGAGTACCCGAGCCAGCCGGGGGAAGTGCTGTACGCGCGGTATCCGTCACGCTCGATCTTGGCGATCCGCTCGGCGCGGCCGGGCTCGGCGGCGCGGAGGATGTCGAGCGCCTCCTGCTCGGTCAGCGCGTCGGACAGGTAACGGAAGTCGACGAGGGAGACCAGTTCCTCCGGCGACATCTCGGCGGCGAAACGCCAGACCGGGAGCCCGGCGATGCGCGCGGCGAGGTCCCAGGCGGCGTTGACCACGGCGCCGATCGCCATATGCGCGACACCCTTTTCCGGGCCGAGCCACCGCAGTTGCGAGTCGCCGACCAGCGCCCTCGACAGCGCGCCGAGCGCGGCCGCGTCGGTCGGCACGTCCAGGCCGACGACATGCGGTTCCAGCGCGCGGATCGCCGCGGCCTGGACGTCGTTGCCGCGTCCGATGGTGAACGCGAGGCCGTAGCCGTCCGGTCCGCCGTCGGTGTGGAGCACGACGTACGCGGCCGAGTAGTCCGGGTCCGGGTTCATGGCGTCCGAACCGTCCAGCTCCCGCGAGGTGGGGAAGCGGACGTCGAGCACCTCCATGCCCACGATCTTCGCCATCACGCCTGCCTCGTGCTCTGGCGCTGGCGGCCGAGGCCGTCGATCTCGAGCTCGATGACGTCACCTTCCCGCAGGTACGGCTTGGGATCGGGCTGGCCGAGCGCGACGCCCTGCGGGGTACCGGTGTTGATGAGATCGCCAGGGCGCAGCACCATGAACCGACTCAGATAATGCACGATCTCGGCGACCGTGAAAATCATGTCCTTGGTGGACGAGTCCTGTTTCTTCTCGCCGTTGACCCAAAGCCGCAGGCCGAGGGCCTGCGGATCGGGCACCTCGTCGGCGGTGACCAGCCACGGGCCGAGCGGGTTGAAGTTCTCGCACGACTTGCCCTTGTCCCACGTGCCGCCGCGTTCCAGCTGGAACTCGCGCTCGGACACGTCGTTCGAGACGGTGTACCCGGCGACGTACTCGAGGGCCTCTTCGACGCTCTCGATGTAGCGCGCGGTCTTGCCGATGACGACGCCGAGCTCGACCTCCCAGTCGGTCTTGGTCGAACCACGCGGCACGAGCACGTCGTCCTCCGGGCCGACGACGACGTCGGGCGCCTTCATGAAGACGACCGGCTCGGTCGGGACCTCGGCACCGGACTCCTCTGCGTGCTGCCGGTAGTTGAGGCCGACGCAGACGACCTTGCCGGGCCGCGCGATCGGCGCGCCCACCCTGGCGCGCGCGAGTTCAGGACCGGCTTCAGGCAGCTCACCGGCGGCCAGCGCGGCCGCGACCCTGGCGACACCGTCGCTCGCGAAGAAGCTGCCATCGATGTCGGAAGTCAGCCCCGAGAGGTCGCGCACCGTGCCGTCCCCGGCACGTACGAACGGACGCTCACTTCCCGGTTCCCCGAGACGCAACAGCTGCACGGATTTTCCCTTCCGGCCGAACCGTCAGCATTCGACGGCTCCAACAGCAACGAACATACATCCGATGTATACCCGACGACCTCCGGCAAGATCTAGAGGTCGCTGCGATTTGTGTCGAAAATTGATCGGATCAGTAGTCTGAACTTAGGGTGCCCTGAGTCACAACGGGAATAGTTACCTACTCTAAGCAAGTTGTTCCTCGCGGAACCATCACTGGGGAAGGAACGAGCATGACCATCGCGCCCGAGCGAGTGGAAGAAATCGTCACGCGACCGAGTACCACCGGCCGCGCCCGGTTCGTCCTGATCCTCGGCGGCCTGTCCGCCTTCGGGCCCCTGTCCATCGACATGTACCTGCCCGCGCTCCCGCAGATGGCGGGCGAACTGCGCGCGGCGGACGCGACCGTCCAGCTCACGCTGAGCGCGTTCATCATCGGGCTCGCCATCGGGCAGCTGATCCTCGGACCGCTGTCCGACGCGATCGGCCGCCGCAAACCGCTCGTGGCCGGGCTCGCGCTCTACATGGTCGGCTCGATCCTGTGCGCCCTCGCCCCGAGCGCCGAACTGCTCATCGCCGCGCGCGGTGTCCAGGCCTTCGGTGCCGCGGCCGGCATCGTGATCGCCAGGGCGACCGTGCGCGACTTCTACTCCGGCACCGCGATGACGAAGTTCTTCTCGCTGCTCATGCTGGTCAACGGGCTCGCCCCGATCCTGGCGCCGATCATCGGCGGCCAGATCCTGAACTGGACCTCGTGGCGCGGCGTGTTCGTCTGCCTGACCGTGTTCGGCGCGTTCCTGCTCGCCGTCGTCTTCTTCCTGCTGCCGGAACCGCTGCCCGAGGAACGCCGTACCCCGGCCCGCTTCGGCTCGGTGCTCCGGAAGTACGGAAGCCTGCTCCGCGATCGCGCTTTCCTCGGCTACGCGCTGGCTTCCGGGCTCATGTTCGGCAGCCTGTTCGCCTACATCTCCGGCTCGTCCTTCGCGCTGCAGGGTGTCTACGGGCTCAGCCCGCAGGCGTACAGCCTGGTGTTCGGGCTCAACGGTATCGGCATCGTGGCCGTCGGCCAGCTGAACGGGCGCATCGTCGGACGTTTCCCGGAGCGGACGCTGCTGACCGTCGGCCTCGGCATCGCGGCGGTGGCCGGGTTCGGCGTGCTGGCCGCGACGGTGCTGGACCTCGGCCTGATCGGGCTGCTGATCCCGCTGTTCATCCTGGTGTCGAGCATCGGCATGGTGGCGCCGAACGCGAGTTCGCTGGCGCTGGCCGAACAGGCGCGGTCCGCCGGTTCGGCGTCGGCGCTGCTGGGCGTGCTGCAGTTCGTCGTCGGCGGGCTGGCGACGCCGCTGGTCGGGCTGGGCGGTCCGGGCACCGCCGTGCCGATGGGGATCGTGATGGCGGGGTTCGGCGTGCTGGCTCTGCTGGCCTTCGGGACCATGACGCGGTCGACGGCACCGGAGACCCTGGCACTCCAGCAGGCGTAGGGGCTCGTGAGCGGCGATCGGGTTCTGACGGACCCGTATTTGCCTACCCACTGGTGCGAGTGGCGGTCGGGTGTCGAGGATTTGGGACGTTGTACGTCCGGAAGCTTCCCCGTCGCGTATCCGCCACCGGTCATGACCGGTACGACGTTGATCAACGGAGGATTGGGGACGGTGACTGTCCCGGATCTTCCGTCGATCAAGATTCAAGACCTGGCGACCCGCTCGACGGTGAAGGAATCAGGACGTTGAACGTCCTGATTCCTTCACCGTCAAGCCCTACAACCGCGGAACCGCCACTTTCCGCTTCCCGCTGACGTTGCGAAAGCCACTTTCACAACGTTGAAGGTTGCGAAAGTGGCTTTCACAACTCCACCTCGACGTTCCGGTGGCGGGTTGGGGGGTGCGTGAAGGGGGCCTTCATGTACCTAGGCGAGTCCCTTGAGATCGGCCGTCTTCAGCTGCTCCGCCGTCACCGAAGCGCGTCCCTCGACAAGGGCCTTCAACGCGTCCCCGTCATCCCACTGGTTGACGTTCATCGCGGCGGTCACCTGCCCGTCCCGCAGCCAGAACGCCGTGAAGTCCCGCGCCGCGAGGTCGCCGCGCACCACCAGCTGATCGGTTTCGGGATCGGCGAGGCCTCGGTATTCGCAGCCGAGGTCGTACTGGTCCGAGAAGAAATACGGGCTCTTCAGGTACGGCTCGTTCTCTCCCAGCAGGTTCGCCGCGACGTGCTCGCCCTGCCATTTCGCGTTCGACCAGTGCTCGACGCGGACGCGTTTTCCGTAGCGGGGATGGAAATGCGCGGCGATGTCGCCGATCGCGTAGACGTCGGGCGCGGCGGTCCGCAGGCCCGCGTCGGCGCAGACACCGCCGTCGTCGGACAGTTCCAGCCCGGCGGCGTGCGCGAGGTCGACGCGGGGAGCGGCGCCGACGGCCACCAGCACGACGTCCGCGGGAAGCTCATCCCCGCTCTGAAGACGTACGCCGGTCACCCCGTCCGGGCCACCGGTGAACCCGGCGACGCCTTCACCGAGACGCCAGTTCACCCCGTGGGTGGTGTGAAGGTCCTTGAAGACGCCGGACACCTCCTCGCCCAGTACCGCGAGCAGCGGCGAGCCGACCTGGTCGACCACGGTCACCTCAGCGCCATGCTCCCTGGCGGCCGCCGCGGCCTCAGTGCCGATCCAGCCCGCGCCGACGATCACCACCCGTTCGGCGTCCTTGAACGCCGAACGCAGCGCCAGCGCGTCGTCGAGGGTGCGCAGGGTCCGCAGTCCGGGCAGGTCGCCGCCGGGCACCGGCAAGGAGCGCGGCTGGGAGCCGGTCGCGAGCACGAGACGGTCGAAGCGATGCTCGCCGCCCGCGTCGTCGTGCACGAGGCGCGAGCCGAGTTCGATCTTGGTCGCGGTCGCGCCGCTCCGGAAAGCGATGTCCTTCTCTTCGTAGAAACCCGCGTCGTGCACCCAATCGGGTTCATCGGTGTTGCCCATCAGCAGCCCTTTGGACAAGGGCGGTAATTCGTACGGGCGATGCTTGTCGGTGCCGAGCAGCAGGATTTCACCCGCGTAGCCACGTTCTCGCAGCGTCCCGGCGGCCGTCGCTCCCGCGAGGCCGGCACCGACGATGACGATCTTCCTGGGTTCGGACACAAAGACCTCCCGAGCAGGCTTTCCCCCGGACGCTACTCCGGTTCCCCCACGTCCGGCCTAGCCAAACCCGAAGTCGATCACGGAATGCGTGGCCGGTTAACCCATCAGTAGGAATGTGGCGTAACCCGCGTCACGGCCTCGAAATCACCTCGTCCCAGCCTCGGACGAGAAAGGGAGATCATGGGCTACGGGAGGATGAGGACGTTGGCACCGCGGGACGAATGGTCGGTCGGCTGCCGGGATCTCGCGGGCAGGCGCCGGGACGTGACGGTGTTCGTGAGCAGCGACAAGATCGTGCTCGTGGCGCCGCCCGGCGAAGCCGCCGTACTCGGGCCGCTGGACGTGGGGCGCCTGCGCGCCGCGCTCCGCGACGCCGTGGTCGCGGTGGCCGAACATCCGGATCACAGTGAATGACAACTACCGTTCCTACTTCTGAGTAGGTAGAGTCGGCTCCGTTCGGAAGGAGCAGGCCATGACCACCTACTTCGTGACGGGCGCGACGGGTTTTCTGGGAAAACGCCTGGTCGCGCGCCTACTGCGGCGACCTGAGACCGTAGCCGTCCATGTTCTCGTGAGGGAGACCTCACGCGGGAAGCTCCCGAGCCACGAGAAGCTCGTTCCCGTCACCGGCGATCTGACCGAACCTTCGCTGGGCATCGACCCCGCCCGGCTGGGTCGCCTCGACCACGTCGTGCACCTCGGCGCGATCTACGACCTCACCGCGGACGAGGCCGCCAACCGCGCGGCCAACGTCGACGGCACCCGCAACGTCCTGGAGTTCGCCGCCGCCGCGAACGCCGGACTCTTTCACCACGTCTCTTCGATCGCGGTCGCCGGGCAGTACGCCGGGCGCTTCACCGAAGCCGACTTCGACCTCGGCCAGTCCTTCGCGTCGCCGTATCACGCGACGAAGTTCGAGGCGGAGAAACTCGTGCGACGGCATGGGAAAACGCCGTTCCGCGTGTACCGGCCGTCCGCCGTGGCCGGCGATTCGCGCACCGGTGAGATGGACAAGATCGACGGTCCGTACTACTTCCTCCCCGCGATCTCGCGGCTCGCCGCCCTGCCTCGCCGCTTCCCGCTGGCCGCCCCTGATCTCGGCGCCACGAACATCGTGCCGGTCGACTACGTCGTCGAAGCGATGGAACACCTCATGCACGTCGACGCGCCCACCGGCAGCACGTACCACCTCGCGTCGCCTCGGCCCCAGCCGCTGCACGAGGTCTACAACGCCTTCGCACGGGCCGCGGGCGGCCCGAAGATCTCCGCCGTCCTTCCCCCGCGACCGTCCGGCGCGCTGAAGCGGGCCGGGACCCGGCTGGCGAAGTCCGCGGCGGCCGGGTTCGACCGGGTCCCCGGCGGGCGTCCGGCCCGCGCGGCGGTACTGGCGGAACTCGGCGTCCCGCTCGAAGTCCTGCCCCATCTGAGCATGGAGGTCGACTTCGACACGAGCGCGACCACCGCGGCCCTCGAAGGCAGCGGGATCACCTTGCCGCCGTTGAAGGAGTACGCCGGTCCGCTCTACCGCTACTGGCTCGCGCACCTGGACCCCGATCGCGGCCGCCGCCGTCCGGGGCCGGAACCGCTCGACGGCCGCAAGGTGCTGATCACCGGCGCCTCGTCGGGCATCGGGCGCGCGTCCGCGCTGGCCGTCGCTGCGAAGGGCGCCGAAGTGATCCTGGTGGCCAGGCGTGCTGACGAACTCGAAGAGGTCCGTGAGCAGATCGTCGCGGCGGGTGGGAAGGCCTCGGCGTATCCGTGCGACCTCACCGACGGCGGCGCGGTCGACGCTCTGGTCAAGGACGTGCTCGCCGCGCACGGCGCCGTCGACATGCTGGTCAACAACGCCGGCCGCTCGATCCGGCGCTCGCTTTCACTGTCCACCGAACGGTTCCATGACTACGAGCGCACGATGGCCATCAACTACTTCGGCCCCGTGCGGCTGACGCTGGGCCTGCTGCCGTCGATGACCGCGCGCGGGTTCGGCCACGTCGTCAACGTGACCACGCAAGGGCTGCAGACCGACACCCCACGGTTTTCCGCTTACCTGGCCTCGAAGGCCGCGCTGGAGGAGTTCGGGCTGACCGCCGGCCGGGAAACGCTTTCCGACGGCGTCACCTTCACCTCGGTCCGGATGCCGCTGGTGCGCACCGACATGATCACCCCGACCGGGTCCTACCGCGGCATGCCGTCCAGCTCCCCCGAACGCGCCGCCGCTCTCGTGGTGAAGGCACTGGAGAAACGACCCGAGATCCTGAATCTGCCCGAAGGCACGGCCGCCGAGTTGGTGACGCTCGTCGCACCGAAGACGGCGCGGTTCTTCGCCCACCTCGTCTACCGCGCGATGCCGGAGTCCGCTCCGGAATCCCGTGGCCTGCCCCGGAAGGCTCCGCTC
This window encodes:
- a CDS encoding SDR family oxidoreductase, with the translated sequence MTTYFVTGATGFLGKRLVARLLRRPETVAVHVLVRETSRGKLPSHEKLVPVTGDLTEPSLGIDPARLGRLDHVVHLGAIYDLTADEAANRAANVDGTRNVLEFAAAANAGLFHHVSSIAVAGQYAGRFTEADFDLGQSFASPYHATKFEAEKLVRRHGKTPFRVYRPSAVAGDSRTGEMDKIDGPYYFLPAISRLAALPRRFPLAAPDLGATNIVPVDYVVEAMEHLMHVDAPTGSTYHLASPRPQPLHEVYNAFARAAGGPKISAVLPPRPSGALKRAGTRLAKSAAAGFDRVPGGRPARAAVLAELGVPLEVLPHLSMEVDFDTSATTAALEGSGITLPPLKEYAGPLYRYWLAHLDPDRGRRRPGPEPLDGRKVLITGASSGIGRASALAVAAKGAEVILVARRADELEEVREQIVAAGGKASAYPCDLTDGGAVDALVKDVLAAHGAVDMLVNNAGRSIRRSLSLSTERFHDYERTMAINYFGPVRLTLGLLPSMTARGFGHVVNVTTQGLQTDTPRFSAYLASKAALEEFGLTAGRETLSDGVTFTSVRMPLVRTDMITPTGSYRGMPSSSPERAAALVVKALEKRPEILNLPEGTAAELVTLVAPKTARFFAHLVYRAMPESAPESRGLPRKAPLASVAGAVTRLLWRRRP